CAGCAGATACTCGCTCATCGCCCCGTGCGCGCCGCCGCAACCGATGATGCCCGAGGGCACGCCCTGCGGATTGACGACGACCCGGTCACCGACCGCGACGTCAGTGACCTCGGCGCCGACCTCGACGATCTCGCCGGCCGGCTCGTGGCCCAGCGGGATGGCCCGCATGGACCCGTCGGCGCCGGCGGGCATGCCGCCCAGATGGAGGAAGAAGGTGTCGGTGCCGCAGATGCCGCAGGCGCGGATCCGCACGAGCGCGTCCTGGGGGCCGGGCGCGGGGCGCTCCACGTCCTGGACGTCGACCTTGTCCTTGGCGGTCAGGACGGACTTCATGGTGGCCATGGGCGGGGCTCGCTTTCTGGAGTGCCGGGACCTCTGGAAGTCCCGTGACGGACGTCGTCGGGACCTTCTGGCGTCCCGCGATGGATGTCACCGGGAACCGGCGGCGGACGGGGGAGTGTCCGGCCGCCGGCCCGGTGACCGCGCCGTACCCCGTCCCCACGGGCTGGGCGCGAGGGTCGCATCCGCTCAATGCGACCCCGTTACTTGAGTTAGGCAAACATGGGAGTGTTACTTAAGTCAAGCAATCAAATGCGTTGCTTAAGTTAGGCAAGCACCTCTAGGCTGGGGACATGACCGCAGAGCCGCCCGCCGCAGCGCCCGCGTCCACCACCCTGACCGAGATCGAGCGCGTGCTGACCCGCGTCGCCTATCTGGCGGGCCGGTCCCGACGGCACGAGCGGCTGATGGCGGTGACCGGTCTGCGCCTCGACCGGGCGGCCGTGGGGATCCTGCGGCACATCGCCGAGAGCGATCCGATGCGGCCCGGCGTGCTGGCTGTCCGGCTCTCCGTGGAGGCCTCCCATGTCACCCGCCAGCTACGGCAGTTGGAGCGGGGAGGGTATGTGATCCGGGTCGCCGACCCCGACGACCGGCGTGCCCAGCGCGTCCAGATCACCGACGAGGGACTCGCCGCGGTCGCCCGTATCCGCGAGGTCGGCCGTCGCACGCTCGAAGTGGCCCTGGCCGACTGGTCCGACGACGACCTGTGCCGACTGGCCGCGCTCTTCCGTCGGCTCGTCGACGACTTCGTCGGCCATGCCGAGGTCCGTGTCGATCCCACGCCCTCCGCCTGACCCCACCGGCGTCCAGGCGTCCGCCCCCCCCACGATTGGTCATGCCATGTACGCGGATCTCATGGAGAAACCGTCGCCGCACCGCGGCAGCGGGCAGCATGTCCTGGTCGTCGCCGACGACCCCGGCGACACCGAACTGCTCACCACCACCCTGGAGTTGGCCGGCTACCAGGTCGGCACCGCGGGCAGCGGCACCGAGGGCATGGCCCGCCTCACCCGGCAGCGGTTCGATCTGGTGGTCCTGGACGCCGCGCTGCCGGACCTCAGGCACCTCGCCCGGGGCCGCCGTATCGCCCCCGCCGACCGCCCTCCGCTCCTCTACCTCGCCTCCTGCGACTCCCTCCACCGTCTGCTGCCCGAACTCGGTCTGGGCGGGGAGGACTACGTCGTCAAACCGGTGCGCGTCGCCGAGGTCCTGGCCAGGGCGCAGGTGCTGCTGCGCCGGCGTGGCCCTGGATCGCGCGACGCCATGCGGGGCCACGGCGGCCTGGTCCTGGACGACATCACGTGCCGGGCCCGCCGCGGACCGCGGCCGCTCGACCTCACCCCCGCCGAGTACCGACTGCTGCGCCACCTGCTCGCCAACGCGGGACGGGTGCTGTCGAAGGAGCAGATCAGCCGGCATGTGTGGGGGGAGTTCCGTGGGCACCAGGCGATCGAGAAGCTCGTCTCACGGCTGCGGCACAAGGTGGACCTGGAGGAGCCCGCGCTGATCCACACCCGGCGGGGATTCGGTTACTGGCTGGGGAGTTGGACCCTCTGAGGGGCGGTAGCACAGCCGACCACGCGGTCGCTCACGCAGCCGTTCACGCAGTCGGGCGTGCCGTGAGAATCCCGGTCGCGTTCGCCCCGACCACCGCCGCGATGCCCGCCCACTCGGGCCACCCCAGCCCTTCCCCGAGGATCACCCACCCGACCACGGCCGCCAGGACCGGGTTGACGCTCATGAACAGGCCGAACACCGGGGCCGGCACCCGCCGCAGGGTGAACAGGTCGGCGAGGTAGGGGACCGCCGAGGACAGGAGACCGGCGGCCACCGCGCACCCCGCCGCCCCCAGGGTCGGCGGATGGCGCAGGGCGACCACGATCCCGACCGGCAGGAACAGCAGGGCCGACACCGCCGCCGCGGCCGCCGAGCCCTGCGCTCCGGGCAGGCGGCCGCCGACGGTGCGGTTGAGCAGGATGTACGACGCCCAGCAGACCGCGGCGAGCAGACCGAGCCCCATGCCGAGGTAGTCCGTGGAGGGCTGCGGTCGCATTAGCGTCACGACCCCCGCGGTCGCGAGGAGCGCGCAGAACGCGTCCACGCGCCGCCGGGTCGCCGCCAGGGCGATGCCCAGCGGACCCAGGAACTCCAGGGCCACCGCCAGCCCCAGGCCGACGCGGTCGACGGCCGTGTAAAGCGACAGGTTCATCGTCCCGAACACCACGGCCAGCAGCAGCACCGGCCACCACTGGCGCCAGGTGAACGAGCTCAGGCGTGGTCTTCCGACCGCCAACAGGACGGCTGCCGCAACATACTGACGTACCGTCACGACACCCACGGGGCCGATGACGGGGAAGGCGAGCGAGCCGATCGCGGCGCCGACCTGGTTCGACAGACCGCTGCCGGCCATCGTGGCCACCCCGGCGACGGAGACACCGGAGCGCTCCCGGGCGGTGACGGGCAGGGGAGGGGCTGCGGCGGGGCGTGCGGGGGCTCCTTGCATACGCCGATCGTGGGTGCTCGACATGCTTGCGCAAAATGCATCCGATCAGGGATCTATACGATTGCGTCATGGATGTGGAGCTCCGGCAGCTGCGCTGTCTCGTCGCCATCGTCGACGAGGGCACCTTCACCGACGCCGCCCTCACCCTCGGCGTCTCCCAGGCGGCCGTCTCCCGCACCCTGGCCTCCCTCGAACGCGCCCTGGGCGTACGGCTGTTGCGGCGCACCTCGCGTGAGGTGACCCCGACCGGGACCGGCGTACGGGTCGTCGCGCACGCCCGCCGGGTGCTCGCCGAGGTGGACGACCTGGTCCGTGACGCCACCTCGGGCCACGCCCAGCTGCGGATCGGCTACGCCTGGGCGGCGCTCGGCCGGCACACGCTGCCCTTCCAGCGCCGCTGGGGGAGGGAGCGTGCGGAGACCGAGCTGCACCTGGTGCGCGTCAACTCGACGACGGCCGGCCTCGCGGAGGGCGCGTGCGATCTGGCCGTCGTACGCCGCGCCCTGGACGACCGGCGGTTCGAGTCGGCCATCGTCGGCCTTGAGCGGCGGCTGTGTGCCATGGCCGCCGATGATCCGCTGGCCCGGCGCAGGTCGGTGCGGATGGCCGACCTCGCGGGGCGGACGTTCCTGGTCGACCGGCGTACCGGCACCACCATCCCGGACCTGTGGCCGCCCGAGACCCGGCCGGCCACCGAGGAGACGCATGACGTCGACGACTGGCTGAACGTGATCTCCACCGGCCGGTGTGTCGGGATGACGGCCGAGTCGACCGCCAACCAGTACCCGAGGCCCGGGGTCGTCTACCGGCCGGTGCGCGACGGCGAGCCGATCGCCGTGCGGCTCGCCTGGTGGCGGGACGATCCGCATCCGGCGACGCAGGCCGTGATGGAGCTGCTCACGGCGTTGTACCGGGAGGGCTGAGCGCGGGGTGGGCCGGGTATCGGTCCGCGTGATGCAAGCAATACGGCAGACAAAATTGTTGACAATCTTGTTTGGCTAGATTTAGGTTCGACAGGCACTCACTCAGGGAGGGCAACGATGCCGAAAGAAGCCCGTCCGAGCACCGGGGAGCAGGCCAAGCAGCATGCGCTCGCGCAGCTGCGGCAGGCGATCCTGCACGGCGAGATGGCACCGGCACAGCGGCTGGTGGAGAACGAGCTCGCCGAGCAGTTCGGTGTGACACGGGCCAGCATCCGGGCCGCACTCATCGATCTGGAGGCCCAGGGTCTCGTCGAGCGGATCCGCAACCGGGGTTCCCGGGTGCGGGTGGTGACCGTGGAAGAAGCGGTCGCCATCACCGAGTGCCGGATGGTCCTCGAGGGGCTCTGCGCGGCCAAGGCCGCCGTCGCCGCCAGCGACGAGCAGCTCGCCGAGCTGACCGAGCTGGGCACGGCGATGACCAAGGCCGTGGCCGACGGCGAGCCGGTGACCTACTCCGAGCTCAACCAGGAGCTCCACGCCAAGGTCCGGGAGTTCTCCGGCCAGCGGACCGCATTGGACCTGCTGGAGCGGCTCAACGCCCAACTGGTGCGCCACCGGTTCCAGTTGGCGCTGCGGCCCGGGCGTCCCCAGCACTCCCTGAACGAGCACCTGGCGATGATCGAGGCGATCAGGACCAGGGACCCGCAGGCGGCCGAGGAGGCCGTCCGCGCCCACCTCACCAGTGTGATCGAGGCGCTGCGCGACTGATCGCGACGGACCCGGGGCGGGCGCTCACCTGTTACCAAGGGAGATTGCAGCAATGACCCAGGCCAACGCGCCCGCCCCCCCACGCTCCACGCTCGTGGTCACCGCGCACGCCGGCGACTTCGTGTGGCGGGCCGGCGGGGCCATCGCCCTCGCGGCCTCGCGCGGCGAGAAGGTCACCATCGCCTGTCTGACCTTCGGTGAACGCGGCGAGTCCGCCAAGGCGTGGCGCGAGGGGAAGAAACTCGAGGAGATCAAGGCGATACGCCGCGACGAGGCCGAGCGCGCCGCCGCCACCCTGGGCGCCGAGGTCCGCTTCTTCGACGCCGGCGACTACCCGCTGCTGGTCACCCCGGAGCTGACCGACCAACTCGTCGAGGTGTACCGCGACACCCAGCCCGACGTCGTGCTCACCCACCCCACCGACGACCCGTACAACGGCGACCACCCGGCCGCCAACCGTATGGCCCTGGAGGCCCGGGTCCTCGCCCAGGCCATCGGCTACCCCGGCCCCGGCGAGATCATCGGTGCCCCGCCGGTGTTCTTCTTCGAGCCGCACCAGCCCGAGATGAGCGGCTTCAAGCCCGAGGTCCTCCTCGACATCACCGAGGTGTGGGACACCAAGCGCAAGGCCATGGAATGCCTCGGCGCCCAGCAGCACCTGTGGGACTACTACACCGACCTCGCCGTCCGCCGTGGCGTCCAGCTCAAGCGCAACGCCGGTCCGAACCTGGGCCTCGCGCACAAGACCATGGCCGAGGCGTACATGCGCCCCTACCCGCAGATCGCGAAGGAGCTGGCATGAGCGGCGTGATCGTCACCGACCCGCCGAAGGCGGAGCTGAAGGACGTCGACGCGCTGGCCGGGTACGGCGTGGCGACGGTGAGCGAGGCGATGGGGCGAACGGGCCTGCTGGGCCCGGCCATTCGCCCCGTGCAGCAGGGCGTACGGGTCGCGGGTACGGCGGTGACCGTGCTCAGCTGGCCGGGCGACAACCTCATGATCCACGCAGCCGTCGAGCAGTGCGGCGAGGGCGACATCCTGGTCGTCACCACCACCTCCCCGTGCACGGACGGCCTGTTCGGCGAGCTGTTCGCGACCGCCCTCCAGCAGCGCGGCGTTCGTGGCGTCGTGACGAACACCGGCATCCGGGACACCCAGGAGCTGCGGGACATGGGCTTCGCCGCCTGGTCGCGCGCCGTCTCCTCGCAGGGCACCGTCAAGGCCACCGGCGGCTCGGTCAACGTGCCGATCGCCGTCGACGGCCAGGTGATCCGCCCCGGCGACGCGATCCTCGCCGACGACGACGGTGTGGTGGTCGTCCCGCGTGAGCGCGTCCGGGAGACGGTCGAGAGGTCCGAGGCCCGCGAGGCCAAGGAGGCCGCCACTCGGGCCGCCTTCCTCGACGGCCAACTCGGCCTGGACCGCTACGGGTTGCGGGAGACCCTCACACGGCTCGGCGTCGAGTACCGGACGTACGAGGAGTACGAGGGAGAGCGGCCGTGACCTCCGTGCCCGAGGAGGTGCCCTGTCTGCTGATGCGCGGCGGCACCTCCAAGGGCGCCTACTTCCTGGCCGACGACCTCCCCGCCGACCCCGTCGTCCGTGACGAGCTGCTCCTGCGCATCATGGGCAGCCCCGACGAGCGGCAGATCGACGGCCTCGGCGGGGCGCACCCGCTCACCAGCAAGGTGGCGGTGGTCTCCCCCTCGTCCGAACCGGACACCGACGTCGACTACCTCTTCCTCCAAGTAGCCGTGGACGTACCCGAGGTGAGCGACCGTCAGAACTGCGGGAACATCCTCGCCGGCGTCGGCCCGTTCGCCGTCGAGCGCGGACTGGTCCCGGCGGGTCAGGAGCGCACCTCCGTCCGTATCCGCATGGTCAACTCCGGTGATCGCGCCACCGCGACCTTCCCCACGCCGGGCGGGCGGGTCGACTACACGGGCGAGGCACAGATCTCCGGGGTGCCGGGTACGGCCGCTGCGGTGACCATCGAATTCCCGGGCGGGGCGGGGGAGTTGCTGCCCACCGGCAACGTCCGTGACGTCATCGCCGGGGTCCCGGTCACATGTGTGGACAACGGCATGCCGACCGTGCTGATCGCCGCCACCGAACTGAAGGTCACCGGGTACGAGACGCCCAAGGACCTGGAGGAGGATCTGACGCTCGCCGACCGGCTGCGGGAGATCCGCCTGGCGGCCGGGCGGCTGATGGGGCTCGGTGATGTGTCGAACACGACCGTCCCCAAGCTCACCCTGCTCGCCCCGCCCCGCGAGGGCGGCGCGGTCTGCACCCGCACCTTCATACCGGTCCGCTGCCACACCTCGATCGGTGTCCTCGGCGCCGCCAGCGTGGCCTCCGGGCTGCGGATCACCGGCGGGGTGGGCGCGGACCTGGCGGAGCTTTCTGGTGAAAGTGACCGAATTCGCATAGAGCATCCCACCGGATTCCTGGATATCGAAAGTAGCCTCGGCGTCACGTCCGACGGCCTGCCCTCCGCCCGCCGCACCGCCGTGGTGCGCACGGCCCGCAAGATCTTCGACGGCACCGTCTTTCCCCGGGCCGCCTCACGACCCCAAGGAGGTCACCGATGACTCCGCCCCTCGGCGACATCGCGCACATCGGACACGCCCAGCTGTTCACCCCCGACCTGGACGCCAGCGTCGCCTTCTTCACCGGCTATCTGGGCCTCACGGTCAACGGTCAGGACGGTGACACGGTCTATCTGCGGACCTTCGACGACTACGAGCATCACAGCCTTGTCCTGACCGCCCGCGAGCAGCCCGGCCTCGGCCGGCTCGCCCTGCGCACCTCCAGCGAGGAGGCCCTCCACCGCCGTATCAAGGCGAACGAGGAGGCGGGCGGCACCGGCACCTGGGTCGAGGACGAACCCGGCCTCGGGAAGCTCTATGTCACCACCGACCCGGACGGGCATGAACACGCCCTCTACTGGGAGAGCGAGCACTACCGGGCGCCCGAGGAGCTCAGGCCAGCGCTGAAGAACCAGCCGCAGGCCAAGCCCAACAGGGGAGTGGGCGTACGGCGGTTGGACCACATCAACTTCCTCGCCGCCGACGTCCTCGCCAACGCCGAGTTCCAGCGACACGTCCTCGGCGCCCGGCCCACCGAGCAGATCCAGCTCGACAGCGGGAAGATCGCGGCGCGCTGGCTGACGTACACGAACAAGTCGTACGACGTCGTCTACACCTCGGACTGGACCGGGAGCGAGGGGCGGCTGCACCACATCGCCTTCGCGACCGACACCCGCGAGGACATCCTGCGCGCGGCCGATCTCGCCATCGACAGCGGGGTGTTCATCGAGACGGGGCCGCACAAGCACGCCATCCAGCAGACGTTCTTCCTCTACGTCTACGAGCCGGGCGGCAACCGGATCGAGCTGTGCAACCCGCTCACGCGGCTGGTGCTCGCGCCTGACTGGCCGCTGATCACCTGGACCGAGGAGGAGCGGAAGAAGGGGCAGGCCTGGGGCCTGAAGACCATCGAGTCGTTCCATACGCACGGGACACCGCCGGTCGCCTGAGCTGGGCAAAAGGGCATCCGCCAAGGGGCGTCGGTGATTGTCGATGAGATTGTTGACAAAAACGTTGACTCTTGGCGGACGGCTCCTTAGCGTCTAGCGCACCAAGTACGAGAGGTAACCAACGATGTCTTCCTCCCCCTCCCCCGTCGCATCCGCTCGCGGCGCCAGACTCGCCAAGCTGGTCGTCGGACTGTGCTGGCTGGCTGTCCTCTTCGACGGCCTCGACATGTTCATCTACGGCTCCGTGCTGCCGCACCTGCTCGCCACCAAGACCTTCGGCCTCACCGCCGACCAGGCCGGCGACCTCGGCTCCTACGCCACCTTCGGCATGCTGGTCGGCGCGCTGACCGCGGGCACCGTCGCCGACCGGATCGGCCGCAAGAAGCTGATGGTCGTCTGCGTGACCCTCTTCTCGCTCGCCTCCGGCCTGTGCGCCGTCTCCGGCAGCGTCGAGGTCTTCGGCCTCGGCCGCACCCTCGCCGGCGTCGGCCTCGGCGGTCTGCTGCCCACCGCGATCAGCATGGTCTCGGACTACGCCCCGCGCGGCCGCGGCGCCATCATCATCGGCGTCCTGATGACCGCCCACCACGCGGGCGGCATCCTCTCCGCCTACGTCGCCAAGTGGCTCATCGACCCGGTGGGCTGGCGCGCGGCGTTCTGGGTCTGCGTGCTGCCGCTGCTGTTCGCGCCGGTGCTCGCCAAGTTCCTGCCCGAGTCACTGAGCTTCCTGGTCGCCAAGGGCCGCACCGACGAGGCCGCCGCGCTGGCCGCCAAGTACGACGTCGAACTGCCCGCCGCGGCCGGCAAGAAGTCCGCCGCCGACCGCTGGGACGCGCTGGTCGGCCTGTTCCGCGGCGGCGAGTGGTTGCAGACCCTGCTGTACTGGTTCGCCTCCTTCGGCGGACTGCTCCTGGTCTACGGCGTCGCCACCTGGCTGCCGACCCTGATGCGCACCGAAGGCTACGCGCTCGCCGACGCCCTCACCTTCGTGGTCGTCTTCAACATCGGCGGCATCGTGGGCATGCTGGTCGCCGGCCGGGCCGCCGACAAGTTCGGAGCCCCGCGCATCTCGGCGCTGTGGTTCGCGCTGACCGCGGTGGGCGTCTTCCTCCTCGGCACCCACATGAACCAGACCCTGACCATGGTCGTCGTCTTCCTCACCGGCGTCTTCCTCAACAGCGCCCAGACGATGATCTACGCGACGGTCTCGATCCGTTCCCAGCCGGCCAACCGCGCCACCGCCGTGGGCTGGACGTCCGGCATGGGCCGCTTCGGCGCCGTCTTCGGCCCCTGGCTCGGCGGCCAGCTGCTCGCGGGCGGCCACGGCGACTGGGGCTTCACCGCCTTCGCCATCACCGGCGTCTGGTCGATGTGCTTCATCGGCTTCGCCGCGCTGCGCAGCGCCAAGCAGAGTGCGCAGCCCGTCAGCGAGCAGGAGCTGGTCGGCTCGCACTGACCTGAGTCACCACAGGGGGAAGGCCGAAGCCGGCCACCGCGGAGTCAGGGGCGGTGGCCGGCTTCCTTCGTGCTCAGAGGGTGATCATGAGGTCGGGGCCGGCGATGTCGATGGCGCCGGGGAAGACCTCGGCGGCGGTGCGGAGCGCGGCTGCGCGGTCCGTGCCGGGCCACAGATGGGTCAGCAACAGCCTTTGAACGCCGGCCTGTTGGGCGTACTCACCCGCGAGGCGTGCGGTGAGGAGATACGGCTCGTCGGCGTCCGGCACCTTGTCCACATACGTCGCCTCCGACACGAACAGGTCCGCGCCCGCCGCCAGGCGCGGGATGTCGGGGCTCGGGCCGGTGTCACCGGTGTACGCGAGCACGGCGTCCGGGGTGGCCAGCCGCAGGCCCGCGTCGGGCACGAAGTGCGGCAGGAGGCAGGTCTCGGCCGTGAACGGGCCGATGGCCAGCCGGTCGCCCGGCCGGAACGCGTGGAGGTCGTACGCCGCCGCCAGCATGCCCGGCCTGTCGAGCGCGAGGACGGCGTCCAGCGCCCCGTGCGGGGCGTACACCGGCAGCGCGGGTGGCGGAACGTCACTCAACCCCCGTGCACGCAGCAGGGGGTTGAGGTCGGCGCAGTGATCGGGGTGCCCGTGGCTGACCCACACGGCGTCGACCGCGTCGACCTGGATGTGCCGGAGCAGCCTGGGCATCGTCGCGTAACCGGGATCGATCAGCAGGCGGAAACCCTCGTACTCGACGAGATAACCGCTGCACGCCTGCTCCGCGGTGGGCCAGGCACCGCAGCCGCCGAGAACCGTCAATCGCATGCCACGGCAGCTTAGTTGTGGTCAGTGCACGGAGTTGCGGTCAGCCCTCGGAGTTGCCGTCAGTCCTTGCCCATCTGGTCCTCGGCCGACAGGTGTTCCACCGTCTTGCCCGTCTCGGTGAACGTCCGGGTGACGTGGCCCGAGGAGTACACCCACAGGATGCGCAGCGGGGTGTCCCCGACGTTGCGGAACAGGTGAGGGACGGGGGAGGGGATGTACGTGGTGTCGAAGCGCTCCAGCTTCGTCACCTCGCCGTCGACCCACACCTCCGCCTCGCCGTCGAGGATCGTCACGTGCTCGTCGCAGTTGTGCGAGTGCAGCGGCGCCCCGGAGCCGACCGGATACACGCTCATCCCGCTGGTGATCAGGTTCTCCCCGTCGGCCGAGGGCGTGGTGATCAGCGGTGTCGTCACCACGGCCCCGCCCCGGTCGAGCAGGGGTACCGACGCGGCCTTGATGATCGTGGTCATCCGGAGTTCCTCTCCACATCACGGTGCTGTGTCGACCGACGTTAGGTCGCGCGCGCTCCGACCGGTGCCCTCTGGCGTGCACCTTTACCTTGCGTTTCGGGAGGGGTGAGCTTCGCGAACCCGGCTGTACGGTCGGCTCGCATCGCACGGCTTTCGGATCCGTGCCGGAAACGCGCCGGAAAGAAAAGGCAGGTATCGGCCACATGAGGCTCCCCGTTCTCAGCCAAGAGGAAATGGACCAGCGGCAGCAGGAGCTGGCCGCGCGCATCGCCGGCCGCCGAGGTGCCGTCCGTGGGCCGTTCCGGGTCTGGCTGCACAGCCCGGAGATGTGCGAGCGGGCCGAGTCGCTCGGCGCGTTCGCCCGGTTCGATTGCAGCCTGCCCAAGCATCTGCGCGAGCTGACGCTGCTGATGGCCGCCCGCAACTGGGACGCCCAGTACTCCTGGAACGCGCACGTCCACCAGGCGATCGAGGCCGGCATCCCGGAGTCCGCCGTCAAGGCCATCGCGGAGAAGCGCGAAGCGGTCCTCGACAGCGAGGCCGACCAGGCGTTCTACCAGTTCTGCCGGGAAGTGCTCGAAGAGCACTTCGTCAGCGACGAGACCTTCGCCCGGGCGCTTGAGTACTTCGGCTCCAAGGGGCTCGTGGACGCCATCGGCGCGCTCGGCAACTTCACGATGCTCGGCATGTGTCTGAACACCTTCCAGGTGGACCTCCAGGCCGACAAGGAGCCCCCGTTCCCCGACGTCCGCGGCTACGGACGCGTGGCCCCCGAGGGTGACCGGCCGTGACTGCGGTACTCCGCGTCCGGGGTGTCACCAAGAGCTTCGGCGGGGCCGCCGCCCTCAAAGGAGTCGACCTCGACCTGTACCCCGGTGAGATCCACGCCCTGATGGGCATGAACGGCGCCGGCAAGTCGACCCTGGTGCAGATCCTCTCCGGCGCCCACCCGGCCGACGGCGGCACGATCGAGGTCGGCGGCGAGCGGTACTCCGCGCTCACCGTCCGCAAGGCGCGCAAGCTCGGCATCGCCTGCGTCCCGCAGCGCCGCGAGCTGGCCATGGGGCTGACCGTCGCCGAGAACGTCCTGCTCGGCGACCTGCCCACCCGGGGCCGTACCGTCCACTGGAAGGCGGTGAAGGACGGCGCTCGCGCCGCCCTGTCCGGGCTCGGCATCGACATCGACGTGGAGCGTGTCGCCGGCACCCTCACCGTCGCCGAGCAGACCATGGTCGAGGTGGCCCGTGAGGTCCGCCGCGGCGGACGCATCCTCATCCTCGACGAGCCGACTGCCTGTCTGAGCGCCAAGGACGCCGACCGGATACGGGAGTTGGTGCGGACGCTGCGGGACGACGGGGTCGCCGTCGTCTACATCTCGCACTACATCGACGAGGTCATG
This DNA window, taken from Streptomyces sp. NBC_00663, encodes the following:
- a CDS encoding 4-oxalomesaconate tautomerase, which translates into the protein MTSVPEEVPCLLMRGGTSKGAYFLADDLPADPVVRDELLLRIMGSPDERQIDGLGGAHPLTSKVAVVSPSSEPDTDVDYLFLQVAVDVPEVSDRQNCGNILAGVGPFAVERGLVPAGQERTSVRIRMVNSGDRATATFPTPGGRVDYTGEAQISGVPGTAAAVTIEFPGGAGELLPTGNVRDVIAGVPVTCVDNGMPTVLIAATELKVTGYETPKDLEEDLTLADRLREIRLAAGRLMGLGDVSNTTVPKLTLLAPPREGGAVCTRTFIPVRCHTSIGVLGAASVASGLRITGGVGADLAELSGESDRIRIEHPTGFLDIESSLGVTSDGLPSARRTAVVRTARKIFDGTVFPRAASRPQGGHR
- a CDS encoding 4-carboxy-4-hydroxy-2-oxoadipate aldolase/oxaloacetate decarboxylase, which codes for MSGVIVTDPPKAELKDVDALAGYGVATVSEAMGRTGLLGPAIRPVQQGVRVAGTAVTVLSWPGDNLMIHAAVEQCGEGDILVVTTTSPCTDGLFGELFATALQQRGVRGVVTNTGIRDTQELRDMGFAAWSRAVSSQGTVKATGGSVNVPIAVDGQVIRPGDAILADDDGVVVVPRERVRETVERSEAREAKEAATRAAFLDGQLGLDRYGLRETLTRLGVEYRTYEEYEGERP
- a CDS encoding LysR family transcriptional regulator; translated protein: MDVELRQLRCLVAIVDEGTFTDAALTLGVSQAAVSRTLASLERALGVRLLRRTSREVTPTGTGVRVVAHARRVLAEVDDLVRDATSGHAQLRIGYAWAALGRHTLPFQRRWGRERAETELHLVRVNSTTAGLAEGACDLAVVRRALDDRRFESAIVGLERRLCAMAADDPLARRRSVRMADLAGRTFLVDRRTGTTIPDLWPPETRPATEETHDVDDWLNVISTGRCVGMTAESTANQYPRPGVVYRPVRDGEPIAVRLAWWRDDPHPATQAVMELLTALYREG
- a CDS encoding MBL fold metallo-hydrolase, with the translated sequence MRLTVLGGCGAWPTAEQACSGYLVEYEGFRLLIDPGYATMPRLLRHIQVDAVDAVWVSHGHPDHCADLNPLLRARGLSDVPPPALPVYAPHGALDAVLALDRPGMLAAAYDLHAFRPGDRLAIGPFTAETCLLPHFVPDAGLRLATPDAVLAYTGDTGPSPDIPRLAAGADLFVSEATYVDKVPDADEPYLLTARLAGEYAQQAGVQRLLLTHLWPGTDRAAALRTAAEVFPGAIDIAGPDLMITL
- a CDS encoding MFS transporter, producing the protein MSSSPSPVASARGARLAKLVVGLCWLAVLFDGLDMFIYGSVLPHLLATKTFGLTADQAGDLGSYATFGMLVGALTAGTVADRIGRKKLMVVCVTLFSLASGLCAVSGSVEVFGLGRTLAGVGLGGLLPTAISMVSDYAPRGRGAIIIGVLMTAHHAGGILSAYVAKWLIDPVGWRAAFWVCVLPLLFAPVLAKFLPESLSFLVAKGRTDEAAALAAKYDVELPAAAGKKSAADRWDALVGLFRGGEWLQTLLYWFASFGGLLLVYGVATWLPTLMRTEGYALADALTFVVVFNIGGIVGMLVAGRAADKFGAPRISALWFALTAVGVFLLGTHMNQTLTMVVVFLTGVFLNSAQTMIYATVSIRSQPANRATAVGWTSGMGRFGAVFGPWLGGQLLAGGHGDWGFTAFAITGVWSMCFIGFAALRSAKQSAQPVSEQELVGSH
- a CDS encoding VOC family protein, whose product is MTPPLGDIAHIGHAQLFTPDLDASVAFFTGYLGLTVNGQDGDTVYLRTFDDYEHHSLVLTAREQPGLGRLALRTSSEEALHRRIKANEEAGGTGTWVEDEPGLGKLYVTTDPDGHEHALYWESEHYRAPEELRPALKNQPQAKPNRGVGVRRLDHINFLAADVLANAEFQRHVLGARPTEQIQLDSGKIAARWLTYTNKSYDVVYTSDWTGSEGRLHHIAFATDTREDILRAADLAIDSGVFIETGPHKHAIQQTFFLYVYEPGGNRIELCNPLTRLVLAPDWPLITWTEEERKKGQAWGLKTIESFHTHGTPPVA
- a CDS encoding GntR family transcriptional regulator, giving the protein MPKEARPSTGEQAKQHALAQLRQAILHGEMAPAQRLVENELAEQFGVTRASIRAALIDLEAQGLVERIRNRGSRVRVVTVEEAVAITECRMVLEGLCAAKAAVAASDEQLAELTELGTAMTKAVADGEPVTYSELNQELHAKVREFSGQRTALDLLERLNAQLVRHRFQLALRPGRPQHSLNEHLAMIEAIRTRDPQAAEEAVRAHLTSVIEALRD
- a CDS encoding response regulator transcription factor codes for the protein MYADLMEKPSPHRGSGQHVLVVADDPGDTELLTTTLELAGYQVGTAGSGTEGMARLTRQRFDLVVLDAALPDLRHLARGRRIAPADRPPLLYLASCDSLHRLLPELGLGGEDYVVKPVRVAEVLARAQVLLRRRGPGSRDAMRGHGGLVLDDITCRARRGPRPLDLTPAEYRLLRHLLANAGRVLSKEQISRHVWGEFRGHQAIEKLVSRLRHKVDLEEPALIHTRRGFGYWLGSWTL
- a CDS encoding PIG-L deacetylase family protein, which gives rise to MTQANAPAPPRSTLVVTAHAGDFVWRAGGAIALAASRGEKVTIACLTFGERGESAKAWREGKKLEEIKAIRRDEAERAAATLGAEVRFFDAGDYPLLVTPELTDQLVEVYRDTQPDVVLTHPTDDPYNGDHPAANRMALEARVLAQAIGYPGPGEIIGAPPVFFFEPHQPEMSGFKPEVLLDITEVWDTKRKAMECLGAQQHLWDYYTDLAVRRGVQLKRNAGPNLGLAHKTMAEAYMRPYPQIAKELA
- a CDS encoding MarR family winged helix-turn-helix transcriptional regulator; this encodes MTAEPPAAAPASTTLTEIERVLTRVAYLAGRSRRHERLMAVTGLRLDRAAVGILRHIAESDPMRPGVLAVRLSVEASHVTRQLRQLERGGYVIRVADPDDRRAQRVQITDEGLAAVARIREVGRRTLEVALADWSDDDLCRLAALFRRLVDDFVGHAEVRVDPTPSA
- a CDS encoding EamA family transporter, encoding MQGAPARPAAAPPLPVTARERSGVSVAGVATMAGSGLSNQVGAAIGSLAFPVIGPVGVVTVRQYVAAAVLLAVGRPRLSSFTWRQWWPVLLLAVVFGTMNLSLYTAVDRVGLGLAVALEFLGPLGIALAATRRRVDAFCALLATAGVVTLMRPQPSTDYLGMGLGLLAAVCWASYILLNRTVGGRLPGAQGSAAAAAVSALLFLPVGIVVALRHPPTLGAAGCAVAAGLLSSAVPYLADLFTLRRVPAPVFGLFMSVNPVLAAVVGWVILGEGLGWPEWAGIAAVVGANATGILTARPTA